The Sander vitreus isolate 19-12246 chromosome 5, sanVit1, whole genome shotgun sequence genome includes a region encoding these proteins:
- the LOC144517519 gene encoding uncharacterized protein LOC144517519, with amino-acid sequence MKFPVDLLADVSHTELERLAHNYMNNLLYSNPDAPEHLTLPDSTQVTINICSVGFVPLYGSSDKQKVLALFSPTEPLTAVALYLLDQWWPVDDILKTGDPARDGAVEVETVGERIVLYILNRVVYRAREMSSEELPFLCHGEKDHAKILWSNGEAVGFYSVKPSGSFSNSFATRSYQLPVMDSIFVRRCQRGKGFGLQMLEDFVLTFKEDCLGLRYPLTKPMYKVCEKYLRQFPGDTDLLWEVESVGGPNQRTNMASKIQAMDHSAVSRSLSFTEESLVITEMTEKDVVITTQIKDAESMECTVEIVEEVTVLSATKAGSEAEVPLTARGRSSGSKRRKTAEEKVIRIEDIEAETPRKEQENVSESMQTKAVSVAPEEQGQDVVDTAATMSEQPDANLKPQDLETADVTSAAMTEEAPVEANAPQDLNNTARESQITVENVASEMEEECQEEDTAAPVVSEEVLELHTEAKTLDKVGEETQITDEKWEERVPQHEVSLSPRETSENGEAGRTGETTVQSKTRRPRYTHHSKPEEGVKEETADQDGGISLRRRTVMNTPTPKRKYTRRCQKVYEDSEKEVAEENDVSAEGAEELAETGEGVKEDAVELEELREEKQQLEDEQQLTNEEKTEKQPEAKVKGTALREEEEGEHVEHGSEREKEADLGAGASAGGEQAHEQVEEQEEVADRPEEEISTEELSAVEEETIPKAEEAAGDVIASTEGNEEESKDETEPVSVMEAAEEGEAVSVSAAADDDTSAATETTDTADVETAVRDTAATETAVRDTADVETAVRDTAATETAVGDTAATETAVRDTADVETAVRDTVDVETAVRDTVDVETAVGDTAATETAVRDTADVETAVRDTADVETAVRDTAATETAVRDTAATETAVRDTAATETAVRDTAATETAVRDTAATETAVRDTADVETAVGDTAAATETAVGDTAAATETAVRQAEEPQEKESGPEISKLQKATVILVDIKTSCHHLSVKKADETAADGQSGAAEKQQKEEDGGKQEDIKDTCVEVSAEAQTAEKEQLQEDNSEKEESVEEEKSEAEEALVPEIRDDTGEGVSEEAARGTDEVEAVAIRVEEKQSADGEPENADQSPPAAEVDEADKAMSLEEEDAPVVETRALRRRTKTSTATTRSRKQVDAHEAEEEPAVTARTLRGGRTSASHTPKGKSRRGRKHIQEEERKGEEETGAEEEEAAKEAAKEKRAIEGEERVEEEGEEKVEEEGEEKVEEKGEGKVEGEETVEEEAEEKVEGEEKVEEEEKEKFEEEGKGNVEGEERVEEEGEGKVEGEEKVEEAASEKEESVEPEIDVEEGKAVAERGRDAAEDPSEGVSRDADKEEEALGEECGERKAAMGGEEGELAPATVIRSLRSGGETSKAPKSRSRRSKKQPDEEEEEEGQRQLQNQEEEPKESAEEAEEEEETGLGLIEDSPTEVEEAVTAETGESSEGTVPVTEEEAAEDSVQEGDTDTSLPKPSADSAVLPPSGEEEQRSAQLSVSHTDVQEEAAAAEEALPAEAEEEKREEAAIAEEEVPEGTENPELEKVTGEEDKVEAVPTADPGEGRANEEDAEGVNDEEQEATVPETRARRKQAGQATPRSRLTRSRQENAEVGKEAASESQKEEPSVQVRVLRRGRKLIPVTQRRTTKRTHPEEEEEEEGVQEEEGGDESAAGEVRKAEEEEEQQQIVDQEKAKRLDERDATEPVETMDAEMSEDKEETVAEEAVLQQDASEQGQAHRAGTAADVDTDVGQPADEGKSSGVQEEVVPTQETVEGEQSTSAVTGSPRETLETAEDGEAKGVSEEEEAPITERATTRGKTTNRQEEEAAGEKSTEDNEPAAGTRVLRKGKRSAAATPRGKPKRVRTQPQTKQEEEEEAASAEETQAEETKADEKEDNSDEKTEEKDGDEAAAEQEEEATQPEVEMEKEEAVAEKEDWSTVPEPCEDGQERLPLGKRAEETPHTDEGKGY; translated from the exons ATGAAGTTCCCTGTGGATCTCCTGGCTGATGTTAGCCACACAGAACTGGAGCGGCTGGCCCACAACTACATGAACAACCTTCTTTACAGCAACCCAGATGCTCCTGAACACCTTACCCTCCCTGATTCCACCCAG GTCACCATCAACATTTGCAGTGTCGGCTTTGTCCCTCTGTATGGATCCAGTGATAAGCAGAAGGTCCTGGCCCTCTTCTCTCCCACTGAGCCGTTAACTGCTGTGGCTCTGTACCTGCTGGACCAGTGGTGGCCCGTGGACGACATCCTCAAGACAGGAGACCCTGCTCGGGATGGAGCGGTGGAG GTGGAGACAGTAGGAGAGAGAATAGTTCTGTACATCCTTAACCGTGTGGTCTATAGAGCCAGAGAGATGAGCTCTGAAGAGCTCCCCTTCCTCTGCCATGGAGAAAAAGATCACGCCAAAATCCTCTGGAGTAACGGAGAGGCTGTGGGCTTCTACTCAGTCAAACCCTCAG GGAGCTTTTCTAATTCATTTGCCACCAGAAGCTATCAGCTCCCTGTGATGGACTCCATCTTTGTGAGGAGATGTCAGCGTGGGAAAGGCTTTGGCCTGCAGATGCTGGAGGACTTTGTGCTCACTTTCAAAGAGGACTGTCTGGGGTTGAGGTACCCCCTCACAAAACCCATGTATAAAG TGTGTGAGAAGTACCTGAGGCAGTTCCCAGGAGACACAGACCTGCTGTGGGAGGTGGAGAGCGTTGGTGGGCCCAACCAGAGGACCAACATGGCCAGCAAGATCCAGGCCATGGATCACAGTg CAGTGTCCAGGAGTCTGTCCTTCACAGAGGAATCACTTGTGATTACTGAGATGACTGAGAAGGATGTGGTCATCACCACTCAAATAAAAGATGCTGAATCCATGGAATGCACAGTTGAAATTGtg GAGGAAGTGACAGTCCTGAGCGCTACCAAAG CAGGTTCAGAGGCTGAAGTTCCACTCACAGCCCGGGGCCGGAGCAGTGGCTCAAAACGAAGGAAGACTGCAGAGGAAAAGGTTATCAG AATCGAGGACATTGAAGCAGAAACCCCCAGAAAGGAGCAGGAGAATGTCTCTGAGTCGATGCAGACTAAG GCTGTCAGTGTGGCTCCTGAAGAACAGGGACAGGATGTAGTTGACACTGCAGCCACCATGTCGGAACAACCAGACGCTAACCTGAAGCCGCAAGACCTTGAAACAGCTGATGTGACATCAGCAGCTATGACTGAGGAGGCACCAGTGGAAGCCAACGCCCCCCAGGATCTGAACAACACCGCCCGGGAATCACAGATCACAGTTGAGAATGTGGCATCAGAAATGGAGGAAGAGTGTCAGGAGGAAGACACTGCAGCGCCAGTAGTCTCTGAAGAAGTGTTGGAGTTACACACAGAAGCAAAAACTCTGGATAAAGTGGGGGAGGAAACTCAGATCACTGATGAAAAGTGGGAAGAAAGAGTTCCACAACACGAGGTAAGTCTGTCACCACGTGAAACATCAGAGAATGGCGAAGCAGGAAGAACAGGAGAAACAACTGTACAGAGTAAAACCCGCAGACCGAGATATACACACCACAGCAAGCCGGAGGAGGGGGTGAAGGAGGAAACTGCAGACCAGGATGGAGGGATAAGTTTGAGAAGAAGAACTGTCATGAACACGCCCACACCCAAACGCAAATACACCAGACGCTGCCAGAAAGTCTATGAAGACTCAGAGAAAGAGGTGGCAGAGGAGAATGACGTTTCGGCTGAAGGAGCAGAGGAGTTAGCTGAAACTGGAGAAGGAGTAAAAGAGGATGCAGTTGAGCTGGAGGAATTAAGAGAAGAAAAGCAACAGCTGGAAGATGAACAACAACTGACAAATGAAGAGAAGACGGAGAAACAACCAGAGGCGAAGGTGAAGGGGACTGCactgagagaggaagaggagggtgaACACGTAGAGCATGGatctgagagagaaaaagaagctgACCTGGGAGCAGGAGCTTCTGCTGGGGGAGAGCAAGCACATGAACAGGTGGAGGAACAAGAGGAGGTCGCTGACAGGCCAGAAGAAGAGATATCCACTGAGGAACTAAGTGCTGTGGAAGAAGAGACAATTCCAAAGGCAGAGGAAGCAGCAGGGGACGTTATAGCTTCAACTGAAGGGAACGAGGAAGAGAGCAAGGACGAGACGGAGCCTGTCTCTGTGATGGAAGcagcagaggagggagaggctgtcagtgtctctgctgctgcagaTGACGACACTTCTGCTGCTACAGAAACGACAGACACTGCTGATGTAGAAACAGCTGTCAGAGACACTGCTGCTACAGAAACAGCTGTCAGAGACACTGCTGATGTAGAAACAGCTGTCAGAGACACTGCTGCTACAGAAACAGCTGTCGGAGACACTGCTGCTACAGAAACAGCTGTCAGAGACACTGCTGATGTAGAAACAGCTGTCAGAGAcactgttgatgtagaaacagctGTCAGAGAcactgttgatgtagaaacagctGTCGGAGACACTGCTGCTACAGAAACAGCTGTCAGAGACACTGCTGATGTAGAAACAGCTGTCAGAGACACTGCTGATGTAGAAACAGCTGTCAGAGACACTGCTGCTACAGAAACAGCTGTCAGAGACACTGCTGCTACAGAAACAGCTGTCAGAGACACTGCTGCTACAGAAACAGCTGTCAGAGACACTGCTGCTACAGAAACAGCTGTCAGAGACACTGCTGCTACAGAAACAGCTGTCAGAGACACTGCTGATGTAGAAACAGCTGTCGGagacactgctgctgctacagaaACAGCTGTCGGagacactgctgctgctacagaaACAGCTGTCAGACAGGCTGAAGAGCCTCAGGAAAAGGAATCTGGCCCTGAAATCTCCAAGCTCCAGAAAGCCACGGTCATCCTAGTGGACATCAAAACAAGCTGCCATCATCTCAGTGTGAAGAAGGCAGACGAAACAGCTGCTGACGGACAGAGTGGTGCTGcagaaaagcaacagaaagaggaggatggagggaagcAGGAAGACATTAAAGACACATGTGTAGAGGTGAGTGCAGAGGCCCAGACTGCCGAGAAGGAACAGCTTCAAGAAGACAATTCTGAAAAAGAAGAATCTGTGGAGGAGGAAAAAAGTGAAGCAGAGGAAGCACTGGTTCCTGAAATAAGAGACGACACAGGTGAGGGTGTTAGTGAAGAAGCAGCAAGAGGCACTGATGAGGTGGAGGCTGTGGCAATCAGAGTGGAGGAGAAGCAGTCTGCAGATGGAGAGCCAGAGAACGCTGACCAGAGTCCCCCAGCAGCCGAAGTGGACGAGGCGGACAAGGCGATGAGCTTGGAGGAGGAGGACGCTCCAGTTGTTGAAACCAGAGCTCTGAGACGTAGAACAAAAACTAGCACAGCCACAACAAGAAGCAGAAAGCAAGTGGATGCACATGAAGCAGAAGAAGAACCGGCAGTGACTGCAAGAACACTGAGAGGTGGGAGGACGTCTGCATCTCACACACCTAAAGGCAAATCCAGGAGAGGCCGCAAACACATCCAGGAGGAAGAGCGAAAGGGAGAAGAGGAAACgggagcagaggaggaagaggcagcAAAGGAAGCAGCCAAAGAAAAGAGAGCTATAGAGGGAGAGGAAAGGgttgaggaagagggagaggaaaaggttgaggaagagggagaggaaaaggtTGAAGAAAAGGGAGAGGGAAAGGTTGAGGGAGAGGAAACGGTTGAGGAAGAGGCAGAGGAAAAGgtggagggagaggaaaaggttgaggaagaggaaaaggaaaagttTGAGGAAGAGGGAAAGGGAAATGTTGAGGGAGAGGAAAGGgttgaggaagagggagagggaaaggtTGAGGGAGAGGAAAAGGTTGAGGAAGCTGCCTCTGAGAAAGAGGAAAGTGTAGAGCCAGAAATCGATGTGGAGGAAGGCAAAGCTGTGGCAGAGCGAGGAAGAGATGCAGCAGAAGATCCGTCAGAAGGCGTATCCAGAGATGCAGATAAAGAGGAAGAGGCCTTAGGGGAAGAGTGTGGTGAGAGGAAAGCAGCCATGGGGGGTGAGGAGGGGGAACTGGCACCAGCCACTGTGATTAGATCTCTGAGGAGTGGTGGGGAGACGTCCAAAGCTCCAAAAAGCAGGTCCAGACGAAGCAAGAAGCAGCCAgacgaagaggaagaggaggaggggcagAGACAACTCCAGAACCAGGAAGAGGAACCAAAGGAATCAGCTGAggaagcagaggaagaggaagaaactGGGCTGGGGTTAATCGAAGACTCCCCGACAGAAGTGGAGGAAGCTGTCACAGCAGAAACAGGAGAGTCGTCAGAAGGAACTGTGCCTGTGACTGAAGAGGAAGCTGCAGAGGATTCAGTACAAGAAGGAGACACTGACACTTCATTACCCAAACCCAGCGCGGACTCAGCTGTACTGCCACCGAGTGGAGAAGAGGAGCAACGGTCAGCCCAGCTCTCTGTGAGCCATACTGACGTCCAGGAAGAAGCTGCAGCTGCAGAGGAGGCTCTTCCTGctgaggcagaggaggagaagagagaggaagcagCTATTGCAGAGGAGGAAGTTCCTGAGGGGACAGAAAACCCTGAGCTGGAGAAAGTGACAGGGGAAGAAGATAAAGTGGAAGCAGTCCCAACAGCAGACCCAGGGGAGGGCAGAGCTAATGAAGAGGATGCTGAAGGTGTTAACGATGAGGAGCAGGAAGCTACAGTCCCAGAAACCAGAGCACGCAGGAAGCAGGCAGGCCAAGCCACGCCCAGAAGCAGACTAACAAGAAGCAGACAGGAGAATGCTGAGGTAGGAAAGGAGGCGGCTTCAGAAAGTCAGAAAGAAGAACCGTCAGTTCAAGTCCGGGTActgaggagggggaggaagcTTATCCCTGTAACGCAAAGACGTACAACAAAAAGAACCCACccagaagaagaggaagaggaagagggagtgcaggaagaggagggaggagatgaaTCTGCAGCAGGTGAGGTGAGAAaggcagaggaagaagaggaacagCAGCAGATTGTTGATCAGGAGAAGGCAAAGAGACTTGATGAAAGGGATGCAACTGAACCAGTAGAAACGATGGACGCAGAAATGAGCGAAGACAAAGAGGAGACTGTGGCAGAGGAAGCTGTCTTACAACAAGATGCCTCAGAGCAGGGACAGGCCCACAGGGCTGGGACAGCTGCAGATGTGGACACAGATGTTGGACAGCCTGCTGATGAGGGGAAGAGCTCGGGTGTTCAAGAGGAAGTAGTCCCAACACAAGAGACAGTGGAGGGGGAACAGTCAACCTCTGCAGTGACGGGAAGTCCCCGAGAGACCCTGGAAACAGCAGAGGACGGCGAGGCAAAAGGTGtgtctgaggaggaggaagcacCCATTACTGAAAGAGCCACAACTAGAGGCAAAACCACCAACAGACAAGAGGAAGAGGCAGCTGGAGAGAAAAGCACAGAAGACAATGAACCAGCGGCAGGAACAAGAGTTCTGAGGAAGGGAAAAAGGTCTGCTGCTGCCACACCTCGGGGTAAACCCAAAAGAGTCCGCACACAGCCTCAGACAAagcaagaggaagaggaagaagctgCTTCTGCTGAAGAGACACAAGCAGAGGAAACCAAAGCTGATGAGAAGGAAGACAACAGTGATGAAAAGACTGAAGAAAAAGATGGGGATGAAGCTGCAGCAGAGCAGGAAGAAGAAGCTACACAGCCAGAGGTTGAGatggaaaaagaagaagctgtgGCAGAGAAAGAGGACTGGTCTACTGTTCCTGAGCCATGTGAAGATGGACAGGAGAGACTTCCGTTGGGGAAAAGAGCTGAAGAGACACCACATACAGACGAAGGGAAAGGTTACTGA